In the genome of Rhopalosiphum padi isolate XX-2018 chromosome 1, ASM2088224v1, whole genome shotgun sequence, the window attacacaagTACATTCAATTTGatacaaattattacttactaaacttatctttttttttattataaacagtataacgCAATattctgatttatttttaaactaaataattttaatacattgaaCTCACATTAATTATAACACTTTCTAAAAGATTTTCTTCTTCTGtatctctatatattatattgtatacaaaatagtaaatacaaatacaattcatatttcatattattttcatgaagttgattattgataaaaataaagtctTTAGCTCACTCTCGTGGTTAAAGATAACAACACAACAATGGCCTTTATGATAAGATAAGATCATTATACACCACGGACCTTGCCATggaccacgattaaagatactaatattatagtattctatTCTGTGctagtatctatatccgtgccATGGACTAAGATAGtcttataaacttaaattaatacattaattaagaGGATGGCgaggatgccagcgtagtatttgttatctctttctaacccacgcgcaacataacaaattttacgttcacaaaaatgactataagttatagtctataacataaccatattaatatctcaaattagagtgaaataacctattatagaatttaaagaacattatctagggcaCCTCataagcgagttatgagtattttaaaattgtaaattgtttatacatcttaaaaactcataactcgctttaaaataaaaatataataaaacacttgAGAGATACCCTAGATAATGTTCTCaacttaaaattctataataggtcatttcactctaatttgagaaattaatatagttatactgGTTATAGTAATctttgtgaacgtaaaatttgttatgttgCGCGGGGGTTAAaaagagataacaaatactacgccGGCATCCTCTTAGACCTTAGTGAGTGTAGCATACTAGTACTAGCATGACAATTGACAAAATAGATCTATTTTGTCATGGAGTGTAGACAGTGTAGTACTACAGTcagtatatgtacataatataacatcggTTGTATCTTGTATGAACAATCATTGtactgtataagtataatttgttttttattatagttaattttgaaaaaacgcGTTCACATGTACAGCTAGTTACAGGCAGTGGCCCCCTGATCTATATTTCATGTTGTGGGGAAAAAAATGCTGGTGTTAAACCCgcctactaaaaaaatgtttagttagttaCGTTCGAATAGTACTAagtactatatttaattttaactacctatattcatatttaacatgCGTCATGCATGCCATATAGCATCAACCAAGACAAATTTATCCttctaaaattaatcataatgaattattcaaattttttttaattcgctttaaaaaattgaatgaatttaattatataaatagattgaGGCATAGGGCAAAGACCCATAAAAAATCACAGGTTATGTCTGGGCACGCTCGGCACGCCTATGGCCACAACTTAGGTAAGATATACTTTAGGTAATCGTGTATTTAACTAAAACATTATCACCtacatttaatgatattatcctATTACCACCATTGTATATTTAAGATTGTcgtccaataattatttttacacttgTCCTATAGTTGGTAGTAGCGTGTCAAATTGTAAATGAGTGGCATAATATTAACTGAACTGATGTTTCTCGTATTGTCGATCGTGGtgtattacaatacattaaaaaaattcaatttaattgagATTGTGctgttgaacattttttaaagaaatttttaattattttgacttCTGATTCAGCACAACCGTTCGACTCCAAATGAAATAATGCACTGCCATAGTGCCATCATACTGCCATGTGACTTATACCTAGATTTTTGcaatataattgaaattcaaaaccTGTGAAACATTTTGCGCCATCTGatgtaattgtttttgaaaagcCAAATCGTACTATTATTTCCAAAAATTCGTTTATAACAATTTCTACTGTCAAATTATTTACTGGAATGTCTGGAAATACTTCTAACCACTTTGTGatcatttcaataataaaaaaatatttatttttaaatgacccaagaaaattcaaaattgcaATGCACTGTAGTCCACGGATTTTCTGGTAATTTCCAAAGATATATTAAAGATTTAGCTGAACTTTGTTTAACATTTAGACAATTCTCGAAATTAAgcgtaatattttcaattttcttatcCATAAATCATAATCCATTCTTAGACATTAAAAGTAAAATCTCACAAACTTTTCTTACTAGAACTTAGAAGAacccatattatgatataaaagaaGTTCGTTTAATACATAATGCTTTGAAATATGATGGTCAACCGGTGTTTTTAACACCGGTAACTCCATCCTTGTTTTAGTTGTTTTACTGAAAATTGAGTTTTTTGTGAATTATACgattttagtttaaaactatTAGAAAAATCACTATTCCATTCCCGGTTTTGACAGcgttatttaatactttagcGAATAGCGAGAATTATGCTTACTcgtttcaatattcaatattcaattattattttagatcagTGATCAGTCCATTGTCCATTGTGATTATTCACGATTATtggcaataaaaaaatagactgattgtttttagattttacatattttattttgaaataattataataaagtaacaaatttatttttaaaaacgtatattaaCATACAGTGATaagataataggtataaatgttattattatattcactattcacagtttttttaaaaaaaaaaaaagattgaaagaatatattattatttttaagcattaaaattacttattatttaatcttgAATTAAACATCGCAAGTGCTTTATTGTGGACTTCTTTGTTGTTCttctataaaacaaatacaatatataactatataagtatgtacaaatatttagttcaaaattttagattttatataattttataaaaaatgagtgaattaaatatttgaaaaatttagtaTGTATTAGAGCCCAGGAGTCCAGGACACTCAACTGTTAATGTATTTCATCTTGAACAGTTTTccttactaaatatatataaatatttaaacaaatgaatacaataaatgCTATGTATATTACAAACTATTAATTAGGATGAccatatttaaacttaaaaactgGACAAACAATTTTGCTTAGttctaaaaaaaactgtaaaattgtttaattattcttaTGTTTTAAAGATATGTTGGAAATAATACAGATAAGCTATTCTATTGTTAATAGTGGGAGCGACTAATTGCATTCAACCGTTAGACGTTACTGTGTTTGATCACATTCAAGAGGGGTAAGCATAGGATGGGAAAACAACGTAAATACATATAGTGTATTGTTGGAAAGAATGACAATTATGtaggtttataattattacactatGCAATATGGTTTATCTCGTGTTTATTGCTAACAATATAGTCTGTCAGCAGTCAGcacaacaacaaaaattattaattataagttataactttagtTTCAATATAAAACTGCAAAAATATCCTTTTGTATACAAGTTATTTCCTTTATGTTCATTTAATTACACAGAGTTGATgggataacaaaaaaaactgaAGTTTGAATTTGGTCAAGATATTGTGACATGattctcaaaaaaaaatgtataatctaggtatgtcattaaaattgaaaaaaatatttcaaaatataacatatttttatagaagccacaaaatataaatataaaaaaaaaattatttttatttttctcaccataaaagtaattatattaattaggcaactaaatttattaaaaatcatcatccTGGCTATttcaataaactaaattaaaatgatgatAATACCTATGCTAAAACTGCTCTTTATAAATATtgcttaattaatatataatatatataatttaccattaaagtaaatacaattatcaaattaataacttacaatatttttgaaaaaaatattaaggttatttaaattttctttgttGTTCATTCTCAAATAGTTGAATGTCTTCAAACtgttcattattattgaaacatcTCTGAAATTGTACaggttaataattgatatttagtcaaaatataatctattgataatttatatacccATCATGtccataataattaacttattgaaaaataatagtgGATTTGTAAGATAGATAAATACAgggtaattttattaacattaaatactcattattttgtcaaatattgacttattttcatttttttttttcaaaatattttgttttgtgcctttttttaactgtgaaattttcatttttttcactcctttatttaatagtgaaaccactatcaatattaattttcagcttatatttaaaatgtactaaattaatatggctattttttttatgaagtttaagattcaaattaatattttttgttaattttttagcgaGATATAGCATTAAAAAGTTGGGTGGttttctgtttttataatactgcttgtttcatttaatcatatgtaataaaatttttatcgaCTGAAGACTATCGACACAGTGATAAACTTTGTACCTGTAGTTACCAACGCCTCACAACCGTAATAACACCTAAAAACCTCAAAACATCCAACTTTGAGGAGCTATAACTCACtaatggttaaattaaaaataataattttaacgttaaaattcataaaaataaataacccaaCTATttcatgacattttaaatattggttgccatttgaaaatcaaaagttgatagtgatttcactattaaatataagggtgaaaaaaattaaaaatatcagttttagaaaagcatgaaactaaaaattttgaaaaagttaacactttttaaaacgcgtgtttaatgataaaagaatcacaaTGTATATACTAAGTAAGTTTGATTGGAAGACAAATattcatcatttttaaatatagtttttaatttatatcaaatattaatgtccaaaaaaaaaaaaaaaaagaatcacatttatacatacatataaataggaAAGACAATTACAcaacaaatttcaaaattacaataacaggaaagatatatttttatatttttttatttgtatcttaaactaaaaaaattaaaaaaaataaaaatttggacattttaaaaaaaaaattatatattagcattgatttaagaatatatgaaataataaagtaatataaatttaaaatgttcatttttattttactatttctaAGATTTTTGTATggaataagtaaatttatatcAATGAGTTAGAAAacctacaataaatacatttaatataatatgattaccttgaattatatttatctaaaataataatttgtccatttttttcttcattattaatattttgacatttcttTATTCCGTCTGAAGCAAGTAACttgaattgtataaaattatgtaaatcccCTACATTTTCAactgaaaatattgaataacggaattaactaaataaaataaatataaaggtaGGTAGATaccataactaaaaattaaatatttaaggatattatatactgacccattttgaatattttgaaattaattacaatttgaaatggaaaataacaattaattaattatatcaattaatgtaggtattaactattaataacacTATAGAGTATTACagatatcaaatatattaattcgacacttattttaaattttaacgttaaagcacatattatataattttttacgaataataatcaataaattaaattcctaATTTATGGTTAAACTAGTTAAAGTCTGGTTAtgaaattgaattttgaataatttaaatagagcATAATAACACAGAATTctgtaataactatataataatattttttgttttatattttttataaacactgtTGAGATAAGGATCCCATCAATAAtatcagtaataatatatatttagccaTGATATCAGTATTCTTTAATCAATGTACGCCATCCCACACTTCGTTTTCGAAAAACGTACCGGCCACGTTCCAAACGATTAAACTGCCACTGGTAGCGCCTCGATCAATTAGCGTAATAGCGAAAATAGCGTTGTGAGCTTCGACCATAAACTAGTTTTAGAAGATAGCGATTAGCGAGCCACGCAGgcccatataaataaaaattgccgCCAGGGGCAACATACAATTTGCCACccaataaaaggaaaaaaatatttcaatatttttcggcccctaaacctaattttaatattaccccCATAAATACGGGCCTGCGAGCACGGCTTAGGACATAGGCATATTAGGCTTATTAGGCTTAATAGAATTATAGAGTATAAataccacagaatagattaaaatttaatctattctgtgtaAATACTTTAATCCTTATCTATAGCTGTGGATGCAAGTAAACTGTACTAAGGCACTGTAGTCTGTAGAGATCTTTATAAGGCCCTAACTGTGCGTCTGTGTGATTGTGTGAatactacattatataataataatattatatcaaatataatacatttattttagatttttaaaataaattcttatactataaaatatatgtttaacctACTGGTTGAGGGCTCTACATTTTTTGAGTGATAAAATTACGAATTTATGCATATgatgttttttatacaaaatttagaTTGTTACCTATATCAGCATCTCTATAATTACAaacttattaacattttaaataccctCTCACAATGGTTCATAAactggaaaataaaatttaataaatccaaGTCCTCGTCACTTCCTCACTCAGacgtcataactcataaagtcataactaaCCACCCGTATTAATCAACAacatcatcattatttattccTCATTTAACTGATGTTAATACCTTGGGTTCACATTTGACGGGCACTTAACCTGATCTTTTCATCTTAAAGACAAGCGAAATAAGCTAAATTCCAGATTTCATTTGTTAAGGCTTCTCCTTTGTTCTAACCTATTACCTTACCTTATACCTATCAAAATCATTCTTTGTAAGACACTTCTTCAACCGACAACCACTATATGGGCGTATGACATAGCAATCGAGGCTCTGCTAAGAATTCAAGTAAAAGAACTATACAAGTTTTTCAAAACATCTATCTGCATGTAATCACTGGCGTACCCTCCAGATTCGTTTCTAATGAGTCTTTAAATTCCTACCTCAAATTACCTCTATCAACGAAACAACTGCTCTCTATTACAAACGCTTCTACGCCAAACTGGAAAATATTTCCCAACCATTACTCACAATTTCTGCTAACTACGTTTTTACCAGACGCCTCAAAAGGAACTGGTGCCGTGACTTTCTAACTTAAagcttaagtatttaataatattaagaggtGTCACAAATATGTGAATTCCTCTTCATGTGCTTGTATATATGCTCAttgaatgttttaatgtttaaataaaataaacattaaaacattattagttattatacaaattacaaaatgtatagattataattttaaaaataaagctaattttctaaaaaaaaaaaaattgttgaagtgagacttaaaattttgtattataatgtaacgtAATTTATGGTTTCAAAGTATATaacaatgaaaatttaaaaggtaaattttataacatttttgaatttataaaaaagtttttaatttgtgcCATTAAATTGGAATTTTCTGActaattgttgtaaaaataacccaaaaacaatatattattaatttgctacaaagattatttattttttttattttttatttttattgttatatttttttgtgggGGTTTTCAGGAcaaactatgtatataatttataaattctaaaaatattttgataattgattttttttgtttaaaagtcttgttaggtatacattttttattttacaaattgtcatagatgtacctacttataaattattatatctttttaatttatatttttgttacctGGATATCAGTTGTATTAAAAATCCCAAGTAAATGCAATCCATTCATTAAGTTGTtatcattaaacaatttatcatgttgtaatgtatatgtaatacCAGTATTATTTTCTTCCGATGTATTGAAATCATTATTCTGTTTTGATgtattctataaaatgtattcataattgaaaagttaaatttttaaaatgtattttaacgtaaaatcactattaataaaataaattatacaatagttCAGTACTAAAGTGACGTATTCAGATTTTTATCATATTCTTGGGGAATATTAATTTACCATGTAGTCACTAATTTGAGATGAGCTACGTTCCCTCACCTTTTAAGACATCTTTTactacagataaaaaaaattgtatagaatcttgtataatatttttaaatcttagatataaaacatttttttacaaatttggtCAAAATTgggttgatatattttttccaaaaatattgcatttattatatcattataataatgtatatttataccttATTCGTAGTAATATATCAACTTAAATAACTCTaagtttaataacatttttctgtaaatagtaaataccgtaaaataataaaaaaaaattcatagtgtaaacaatttatttaaatatatcaacaatTTCATTGCCtctgtatagtaaaattaataataatataatattatacgtaaaagtttttcGATCCCGTAtggaatataataatcaataggtattttattatagatatttatggaaaaaaactaaaatcaaaatttatcattaaaataaataaatagcataaaatgtcaaataaagttaaaaaaaatgttgaacattttatCATGTAATGAAAATGAGTAAGTAGTATctactatttttgtttaaaatattacaaaatatcaaaaattgtttgaagaaaaataattattttaacggcGAATATCTAGTCGtagatatttgaattttaaatgctaataaaaaattaatttgactttctattagaatattttttttataggctggaaaaattattaaaattttaaattctttttttttaaagaaaatttacaatctatacaaggtacaataagaaatttagtaataataccaCGTGAGGCGGTGGAAAATAAGACATTGAATTGGAAACAATTATAGACACTCCTAAAAATGAAGACACGTAAAAAGGTGCTTTTTTGGGCGGGGGGGATCCCTCCAATCAACCCCTAAATTACATGCCTGTAAGCATGAGTGTTAATTTTAaggagaaataataatatacatgttaagTATTAATGTATGGTAGGTATTGAGAAGATCTCTGCAGGGTTATTCTTGTTTCAGGCGTCTGTCTAAATTGTCCGGAAGAGTATTTAAATGAGGTTGAGCGATGATGGTGTTTGAATAGTGTTTCATATTGGAGTAATGGAGTGTAGGCGTACGTAATATGAGGTAACTGTTTGCCTTAACCTAACTTAACCATGGAGGAAGAAAGTTACGTGGGATAATTTGAAGTCCATGATCTTGATTTTCCAAAATTTGAACCGGTGggaaaatgtgtttaattttcaaatcttaggtacaaaaacaaaaaaaatactaaatttctaacaccaaaataatttgctaattttagagtttttatgaaaattttgtcaaatttaaacacttttaaaaGAATGTTGCAACTATAgatttttgatcatttttaattgtgaaattaacaacttatgaagagttttgtatttgattttcaaacattttcaaCCCAGCAAACaacttttcatttatattacaataataaaaaaaataaataaataattttgttaataaatagcttaccaaattaaaaattgatacatattgaaattgaaatataatctGTGTTCCTACCTTTCATTgtccaaaaatgaaaaaaaaaaaagcatcatAATATAGGAAATTCAAGATACtattttcaataacaaaattGCAATAGTGTTGTCagaaattatgtacctacaggCTACAACATATCTATACAAATATGGATATCATAACGACATAACATGGAACATGATGAGGATATtagatttatagatattttatttatttatttttatttattttattagctaacattttaagtaggtacttaaaataatttatatttttatcctgTAACTTTTAAAGggcgtatattaataaatacattttacatttataaattataatatatataatttaaaatagaataccTACGTTTtctgaatttattttatctaaattaaataaaaaataatttatttcagatttaGTTTTGTGATATAAATCGtcattgttgatttttaaaagcTCTACTGcgttgtatacattaatatcttgaatgttttgattttcatccaattttaatgaatgatttttggaaattactttttcaaactgtaaatttactatatttttaactttcttTTTCACAATATATTGGACTCCAGATAATTTTGAAGATTCGACATTTATATTTGTCTGCACACTATGATTATTATCTTGAACATTCTTGACTGTATATACTTCATTATAAACAtctgaatattttatgtatctatattgcGTATAAcgatattaaaagtttatattaagttataacattgacaatttaaaaacaaataaattatcaataataatgttatcatattagattaaattgaactattttcaatattttcattaataatcaGTATAACCCATTGCGTATAGCTTATAATTCTAGTATAGTCAACATATTAGTCATAAAGTAACTattggatataaatatataatatactatatatttttatacaaagttacctatttaaaatgtatcatccTATGCTTTTCACCTAGTTTTCTGGGCCACTTCATCGTATGGCGTAAGACTTACGCCAATACACCATGGGATACATATGTCTAACGGTTAGACTCtaacctatacaatattttaaacagatATGTATggaataaattagaatttaaattagatGTTATCCACGAGACCAATAGAAACCacgtaaaacatatttttggtgccattatacataaattaaaaatatgatactttTATTAATGTATCACATCACATGTATGTTACTATAAAcccaaaaaaaactaaaattttctaACTTAAAAGATATAAGCATTTGAAATCAgatgaattattttgaataacccTGTATATACGTATAGCAGGGATGACGAATCTTTTTCTGTTTGTGTGCCAACATTTTGTAATctgcagttttttttaaaagattcatATGccagtttaaacgatttttcttACCTAATAATGATTGACAGGGCTCTTACAAAAATTcaccacatttttttaatatcagtaTTTTGTTAgtcttagatattttaattaaacactaGCATTAGcttcagttatttttttcaaagtacataatattgtttggaAATACCGTTTAATTTCCAATTTTTGTGATGATAACtatttttcttctattttttgtgtaattaaacaatgaaataaaaatattttagcatgCGATATgtcatttaaatttagtaaacgTGTGCCCTAGGCTcgccattttaataataatataaacctaagatctatatatgttttgtatattctattatataaaacctACGTATAAATACACATACTAGTTGCATGAGCATGAGTAGAGGTAGCGTGTcctaaaaatatctaataactaATCTAAGACTTGCCgggttgtatattttaaaaagctcatttttctatatgtataactgtatagtacaggtatatattataaacaactgGAGGCCACATAATAtaggtttaatattttgtttaacaacaatcgacaataattgtttatcatACACGGATACAACGATGGGATAGAGTATAGTTGATAAAATGATAAGTTGTTAGAAAACAGTAAACACAAACctataaaaatgtctataaatagacATATATATCTACCTCTTGGCTCTTAGGTATACCTAACCTAGTGTTCGAATTTGGAAAAATTTAGTAGAGGAGCTCAatcaaacgatttaaaaactgcATTCCAAATGTATAATTACTTAACACAGACCTGTGGGGAGGGGTTTTCTCTCCTCTCCACTCTACCCCACAaacattacttatattttgaatacttacCATCACTTTTCAgctaaatagatatttaaattccaaatataatatattttgatagtaaTACCTACGTTCTACatgttacagtaaaaaaaaaaatacttactggTTGTGTACTTTGTTTGTATCATGTTTGGAATACTGACTTAATTCGGCACGAGAAACCGTTTTATATATCACCATACGTAATGGTAGACGAACATTATTGCCATAgggtttttgtttattatgcctgtatttattcaaattcaacatAGTTAAATCTTGAATGAACAATAGGtacaattagtaataataataatgaattatagattatatagtcgaggttttaaatttgattttttataaattgttgtttgatattttaatttagatacacTGTGTAGTAGTGAGTATAGTGAGTACTgacaaatattagaaatttaaataggaTCACtaccttttattattaaattcatggAAAAATCAAATTCACCTACCAAGATCTACTGAATACTGACCTTATACCAAACGGCAAAACCTGTAGTGGAGTACCTATAATGGCTAAtacctatatgactatataagaTAATTATCTGTTAAACTATACAAcagatatgttaaaaaaaaaacagaagacTTTTGACAATAGTTTATTTAAGTCTTGTTGATATTTGACTTAAAGTCTTAAAGCATCttctataaattactaattaggtataatattactag includes:
- the LOC132918274 gene encoding uncharacterized protein LOC132918274 — its product is MVENVGDLHNFIQFKLLASDGIKKCQNINNEEKNGQIIILDKYNSRDVSIIMNSLKTFNYLRMNNKENLNNLNIFFKNIKNNKEVHNKALAMFNSRLNNK